The segment ACGGGAAAAAGCATCCCAAATGGGGACAGGCGGTCACCGTACATTACACCGGTTCGTTGATGAACGGAAAGATCTTTGACAGTTCCGTAAATCGTGGCCCGGTGACCTTCACCATCGGGGAGGTGATTGAAGGTTGGAATGAAGGATTGCAGTTGATGAGCAAAGGCGAGAAGGTGACGATGATCATCCCGCCGGAACTCGGCTACGGAACCCAAGGGTATCCTGGTGTGATTCCACCCAATTCCTATTTGGTGTTTGATGTTGAGCTGATAAGTTTCTAATTACTTGTATATAAAGGAGATATACGTGAAAGGAAAAGCAATCCAATATGTTTGCAGCCAATGCGGGCATGTGGAGACCAAATGGCTGGGACGCTGCCCGGAGTGCGGCGGCTGGAACACCTTCGAGGAAGAAGCGGTGACCACTTCGGCGGACATGACCAAAAGCGTCGTGCTCTCCGATGGCGGAAAAGCGGTTCCCTTGAAGGATGTCCAGGTGGAACCCGGCTATCGCTTTTCCACCGGTATCTCCGAGCTTGACCGTGTGCTGGGCGGTGGGGTGATGAAAGGTTCCTCCGTGTTGATCGGAGGAGAACCAGGCATCGGTAAATCCACCCTGATGCTCCAGATGGCCTCCCTGTGCATCAGGGACCGCAGCATCCTGTATGTATCCGGTGAGGAGTCACCCGGCCAGGTGAAGCTTCGTGGAGAGCGCCTGGGGCTTGATGTGGACCGGATTTCCATCTTCTGTGACACACGGGTGGAAGCCATCAGCGAGGTGTTGGAAGAGACCAAACCTCAGATGGTGATCATCGATTCCCTGCAGACGTTGGTCTCCGCCGAGGTCCCTTCACCGGCGGGTTCGGTCAACCAGATTCGGGCAACCAGTACGGCGTTGGTAGGCATGACCAAGCGGCTCGGCATCTCGCTGTTTTTGATCGGGCACATCACCAAGGAAGGCATTCTTGCCGGTCCGAAGGTGATCGAGCACCTGGTGGATACCGTGCTTTCGTTCGAACAGAGCGGATCGGGAGTGAGGATCATCCGGGCGCTGAAGAACCGCTTCGGTTCGGTGGATGAGTTGGGGATCTTCACCATGGGGGAGAAAGGGCTGGAACCGGTTAGGGATCCTTCGTTGTTTTTCATCAGCCAACGGGCGGGCAACGTGACGCCTCCGGGCATCGCCTACACTGCCGTCACCGAAGGGAGCCGAACGTTCATCGTGGAGATCCAGGCGCTGACCGTCTCGACGAAGAGCGGGTACAGCAGGGTCTATTCGGACCGCATTGATTCGGCCCGGGTGCTGCGGGTCAGCGCAATCCTGGAGCGCCATGCAGGCTTGGCGTTGGGGGAGCAGGACATCTACGTGAATGTCGGAGGCGGGGTGAAGCTCAACGAAGTGGCCATCGAGCTGCCGCTGGCCCTGGCCTTGTGGTCGGCGTACCGCGGGGTGGCGCTACCGGGTCGGCTCGTGTCCTTCGGGGAGCTTTCCCTGGCGGGGGAAGTCCGGCCTGTCGGATTCTCCGACAAACGGATCAAGGCGGCGGTGGAGATGGGCTTTACCCGCCTGATGGTCCCCAAAGGGACAAAATCAGGAAAACTTACCAATGTGTCCATCGTGGAGACCATCAAGGAAGCGATCGCCTGCTCTGTCTTGATAATTCATTGAGAAAGAAGGACTTCTACTTTGTTAGGATTCCTTTGTAATCTATCTAGGCCAACAGTTTGATCAACATGGGGAATCCGACGAACGTCCCGATGGTGCTGCCGATGGAACTCAGCAGGAATACCCAGAGGGCGTGCAGGATCCGGTTGGAATACCATTTGCGGAAGTGGGTGGCGTCCTCGTTGAGATCCTCGAAATCCTTCACTTTTGGCTTACGGAATTCCGCTTCCAGAATGCCGCTGATGATCCCCACTCCGATGGTCGGGTTCAGGCTGGTGAACGGGCGCGGCGGCCATGCTGCACAGGATGTTCAGCGGATGGGCCCAGGCGAGCAGGGAGAAGACTCCGGTAAAGATGGCGTTGACTTCCACCCAGTACAGGAACATCTGCACCCCTTTGTCCCAACCTGCGTTGACGAATCCCATGACGATCATCGCGATGATCGCCGCCGGGATGATGAAGCCGATGACCTTGCCCCACTTTGAGGAAGGCGGGACGGTGGTGATGTCGGACAGGTCGGAGCTCTGTCCGTGCTCGTCCAGCGCCTTGAGGTTCTTGATGATCCCTTCCTGATGACCTGCGCCGATGACGGCCACGATGTGGTTGCCTTGGCTCTGGTAGATGCGGGTGGCAAGGTACCGGTCACGTTCGTCGATCAACACGCTTTTCACCTGGGGGAGTTCCTTGGCCATCTCCTGCATCATCGTCTGCATGGTGTCTCCCTGCTTGAGCTTCTCCAGTTCCTCCGGGAGAGACCTCTTCCTTGCTGAACACCGGCTCCGAGGAGGGATGCCATCAACTTGGCCTTGTTCCAGGGGGAGGAAAGCCTCCATGCGCGTTTGAAGGTGATCTGGATCTCCCGGTCGCAGAGGGTGAACGGAATGTTTTTCTCTTCGGCGATTTCAGCGGCGGAAAGAATCTCTTCGCCCGGGGCGCTGCCCGTCTCGTCCCCCATCCGTTTCTGATAACCGGCAAGGGCCATGTTGGCCAGCATCAAAAAACCTCGGTGTTCCTTGAATACCTTGCGGATATCGGTGTTTGACCAGTCCTGCTGCTCCGTCTTGCTTTTGTATCTGCCTTCATCCAGCTCCAGACAGATGCGGTCGGGCTGTTCCTGCTCGATCACCTGGCGGACTTCATCAACGCTTTCTTTTGAGACATGGGCCGTCCCCACCAGCGTGATGATCCTTCCATTGCTGAAGGTGATCCTGCGGGTTGTGCCACCGAGTTTTTCATCAATCATACGTATCGATGATACGGAACTTCTTGGGGCTTGGCAAGGAGAAACCCTACGAGCGCCACAATGCCTGTACGGAAATGACCAGAGCGTTTTCTTTGATCAGACGGAGGTAAACCGGGTTGAGGGATCCTGAGGCCACATAGACGGACAGATTCCCTTCAATGCTCATCTCATCCGGCGTTTCCGGGAACTGGACGATCTGGTAGTCTCCTGGCGTGATGGCCCAGTCATGGGCCCGTTCCTTGTCCGGGCGCATCTGCCTGTACGGAACGAAGCTCTTCGTCATCCGGTGGATTCTGAACCCGCAGTCGATCGGTTGGAGGGAATGATCCAGCACCAGGCATGCTTCCGATCCGGTTTCCTTGCTGTCCAGGAAATCCAGGACGGCAAGGTACGCCTTGGGAAGGTCGTGTTCTGAGAGCTGGATCCGGATATATGGAATTTGTTGGTACAAATGGAGTATCATACCTCCAAGATAATGAAAACGTC is part of the Sphaerochaeta sp. genome and harbors:
- a CDS encoding FKBP-type peptidyl-prolyl cis-trans isomerase, yielding MNGKIFDSSVNRGPVTFTIGEVIEGWNEGLQLMSKGEKVTMIIPPELGYGTQGYPGVIPPNSYLVFDVELISF
- the radA gene encoding DNA repair protein RadA yields the protein MKGKAIQYVCSQCGHVETKWLGRCPECGGWNTFEEEAVTTSADMTKSVVLSDGGKAVPLKDVQVEPGYRFSTGISELDRVLGGGVMKGSSVLIGGEPGIGKSTLMLQMASLCIRDRSILYVSGEESPGQVKLRGERLGLDVDRISIFCDTRVEAISEVLEETKPQMVIIDSLQTLVSAEVPSPAGSVNQIRATSTALVGMTKRLGISLFLIGHITKEGILAGPKVIEHLVDTVLSFEQSGSGVRIIRALKNRFGSVDELGIFTMGEKGLEPVRDPSLFFISQRAGNVTPPGIAYTAVTEGSRTFIVEIQALTVSTKSGYSRVYSDRIDSARVLRVSAILERHAGLALGEQDIYVNVGGGVKLNEVAIELPLALALWSAYRGVALPGRLVSFGELSLAGEVRPVGFSDKRIKAAVEMGFTRLMVPKGTKSGKLTNVSIVETIKEAIACSVLIIH